The genomic region AGTGGATTTTCGCAAGATAAAATTTAATTACAAAAAGAGTAGTATCAGTGTTCATCAGCAAAATCAGTGTTTATCAGTGTCGAATTACCTGCGGAGAATCATTGCAAAATTGTTAGTTTACGGATGGGCTCTAATTATAAAATTGCTTTCTCTAACAAAAAAAATTTAAAACTACAAATTATTATATACGATTTGTTTGACATACCGATTGACTTCACAACCATTTTGGTTTCTTTTTCGTTATTGGTATTTTTGATAATGTTAATAAAAAAAACCTAATGATGTATGATAATTCTTTAAACAACTATATAGATGTTGATTAAAAATCAATATTTTTTGTTGGTAATTTGTGAATAAAATAATAAATGTTTTGTCAAATTGTGTAATTAGTGTCTGTCCGTAAAGTAGTATTTTTCGACCTCACCCCGACCCTCTCCTATCAAGGAGAGGGAGACAAAAGTTCCCCTTCTCTTTGAAGAGAAGGGGTTAGGGGATGAGTTGTAAAAAGGATGAAGAATATATTTTACTTGATATGCTACTTTACGGATAGACTCTAATTATTGAATAGATAGGATTAAAATGAAAAGTTTAGAATTGTGGAATAGTATTTTAAAAGAAGCAAAAAAAACGATTGGTAAACAGACCTATTCTACTTGGTTTCAAAAAACCGAGCAGTTCAGTCTAATTGAAAATTCGTTAACGATCAAAGCACCGTCCAGATTTTTTGCAGATTGGTTGGAACAGCATTACAAATCTCTTTTGGAAGAAATAGCTTACAACCTTACTGAGAATAAAATTTCAATAGAGTTTATTGGACCTCAAAAAAAATCAAACAATATTTCGTTGAAAACTTACCTAATTACTCCTCGTGAAACAGGAATGAATTCGCGATATACTTTTGATAGATTTATTGTCGGCAATAATAACCATTTTGCATATTCCGCAGCAAAAGCTATTGCGAATGAACCGGGAAAAGTTTACAATCCCCTTTTTATGTACGGGGGTGTTGGTCTGGGAAAAACTCATTTAATGCAAGCCATCGGGAATTACGTTGTCAATAACACAAGAGCTAATCGTGTTTATTACACTTCATCTGAAGATTTTACAAACGACATGATCACTGCAATCCAAAAAAGCACTACGCTGGATTTCCGCAAAAAATTTCGCAATTTCGATGTGTTGATGATCGATGATATTCAATTTTTAGCAGGAAAAGAGGGTAGTCAGGAAGAATTTTTTCACACTTTCAACACCTTGTATAACGCAAAAAAACAGATTATACTTACCAGTGATCGTCCTCCCAAAGAAATTCAAAAATTAGAAGACCGTCTTGTTTCAAGATTCGAATGGGGTTTAATTGCCGACTTAAAAAAACCGAATTACGAGACTCGCTTTGCGATTCTACAACAGAAATGTAAAGAGGAAGATGTTGAATTAAATCATGAAATTCTTGAATTTATCGCTAATAATTGCCATCACAATATCAGAGAATTGGAAGGATCATTGATTAAGATACTTGCTTTCACTTCCTATAAAAACATTCGCCCCTTGCAACTCACAATTCAGGACACTAAAGAAATTCTCAGAGACTTGATGTCAAACAGAAACCCCCCGATAACAATAAATGTAATTCAAGAAGAAGTGGCAAAATATTTTCAAATTGGTAAAAACCAGATCAAAGAACCAACTCGAAAAAAAGAAATTGCTTTCCCGAGACAAATCGCTATGTACCTTTCCTCAAAACTTTTACCTGAATTATCTCTATTAGAAATTGCCAATCATTACAATAAAAAAGATCACTCCACTGTTATTTATGCTAAAAAAAATATTTTAGCTAAAATGGACGAAACTCCAAATTTTCGCTCGCAAATTAACGAAATTATTAATATAATCGAACAATGAAAAACACTTTTATATTTGTTTTTTTTAACTATTCACAAATTTACAAACAGGTATGTTGATAAACGTGAATAATTCATTTTTTTCGCATTATTTTTTCACAATAATTTATCATTTGTGGATAACTTTTTTTTATGAACAAAAATATTCACAAAATAAAATTCAAAGAACATTGACTGATATTTACTTCTTTCAAGTTTTCCACATATTCACATTACCTACTAATTCTACTCTTTTAAATTATTAACATAAATAAAAAGGATATTATGAATAAAAAATTTATTTTCAGCATTTTTGCTATAACATTAATTATTGTAGCATGCACAAGTAAAAAAAGTCCATTCGGAATACAATACGATTATATTATCGAATCAGATACTCTTTTAAATGTATTTTCATTTACAGAATCCTATGAAGATAGCATCAAAAATTATTACGAAGATCCTACAATCGTAGTGGGATCATTTCATGATGTAATCGCCAAAGGTGTCTTCAGATTTCTTTCTTTACCGGATACAACTTGGTTGGACTCAATTTCGCAAATAAACACTTGCAAAATTCGGATTGTAAAAAGAAATCAGTTGGGAGATGATTTTAATATTCAGATTAACAAACTCCAAAAACAATGGCTGGAAAGTACAGTCATTTGGGATACTCTCAATAATTATATTGGCGAAGAAATACAGACCTTTTCTACTGCAGTGGACACAAGTTTGGGAGATACTATTACATTTTCCTTTGATAAAACTGTAGTTGAAAATTGGATTGAACAGGATACGATAAATTACGGAATTATTTTCTCTGCACCCGAAATAACAAATAATTTTGCAGAATTCTATTCAGCCGAAACCGACTATGCACCCCAATTGCAAATTATATACACTAAATCTACCGGAAGTTTAGATACCTTATTTTACGATGTTAGCAAAGACGCTTATATTGCGAAAAACAATAACAATTCCTCTTTGGATTATGGTGCTATTGCAAACTTACCCCCAACGAGAATGAGATTTTCTTTGGATAAGGATTCGTTAGTTAATTTATTAATAAACGCAATAAGCGATAGCTTCCCAAATCCCGATCCTGAAAAAATATCCATCAATTATGCCGAATTAATTTTCGATTCCACGTGCATTGATAGTTCTTTCAACTCTTCAATTTATTTGGATATAAAGCCGTATTATATCATCGATACATTAGATGTTTCATACAGTAGCGTATCCGGAAGCAGTATTTCTGATTTTGATGAAGATGAGGAATTTTTCAAGGTGAATATCACAGGAATCACACAGGGAATCTTACGAGATAGTTTTGAGTATAACCAATTCCTCTTAAAATCAGTATATGAAAACATAGATTTTTCTTTCCTTAGATTTAGCGAAGATTTTAATCCGAAATTGCGAATTTTGTTTACTTATAACATTGAAACCGGAACCACGAATTCCACAAATCTCACGAATTGAATACGATGTTAGCTAACATTACTAATGGTTTATTTAAAAAAGGAATTATTTGTAAAATGTGTAATTTATGTTTTCAAAGAAGAATAATTTTATTATAAAGGAGAAAACGTGCGAAAGAATTTTTTTCTAACTATTTTTGTATTTATTTTTATTATTTCAAACCTATCAGGCGGCTCAATATTTTCTCCACTCGGTTTTGTGGAAGAAAATTTCGGAGTGGATAATTTTTCCGCAGGTATGGGGCAAACCGGAATTTGTTCATTGAACAGACGAAATTTATCAGCCGTTAATCCTGCCTTGAATGCAACCGTGGTAAACTCGAATTTTTCCACAAAAGTAGATTTTGGTTTTACTACTTATGAAGCAAATTCGGAAGATGATTTTGAAACTAAAACAAGCAGTTTTCCGTATGTGAAAGTGATAGTTCCTTTAAGCAAAAAGACAACAATGGGATTTAAGTTTTTTGATAAATATCATCTCGGATTAGAAACAGGCGTGAAAGATTCCATTGCCAATTTTGGCAACATTGATTTCGACAATTCTCTTGAAGGTGAAATAAATCAATTTGGCGTTTCATTTGCAAAAGAAATACGAGATATAGCTCTCGGTTTTGAAGTTAATTTTAATTATGGTTATACAAATGACGAAAGCAAAATTGATTTTGAGAACAGCGATTTGGCAGATTATTCAGAATATTTTGAGAATTTAATGAACGGTATGAATTTTACATTTGGATTTGCCATGCCAATATCTAAATTCTCCGTAGGTGGATTTTTTCAGACCAAAACAAAATTGAATAGCGATAACGATCGTACAATCGAATTCGTAAATGATCCCGATCTTGATTATGTTTCCAATACTACATCTACTTATGAATTACCTGCGGAAATTGGATTAGGATTTGGTGCGGAAATCAATGATCAATTTTATTTTGAGACAAATTACAGAAGAAATTTTTGGTCAAACATAAACAATCCCGGACCAAATACAAAAGACAGCCAATTTATATCTGCAGGTTTATCATATTTTCCATATAATAAAAAAATCTTGATCCCAATTAGATTCGGTGGATATTTAAAAAAATTGCCATACGAAATGAATGATAAGCCAATTTACGAAAAAACAATGACTTTGGGTTTTGATGTGCCATTAAAATTCAAAAACAAAGGAAGTATAAATCTTGTTTTTAGTTATGGTTCCAGAGGAAATATTTCTGATAACGGTATTGCTGATAAAATTTTTGGAATTTCCGTTGGTTTTTCGTCTTTTGATAGGTGGATAAATCCCAAAAAATACAAAAAAAATAAAGAGATACCTCAAGCAGATCCAGCCTATATTTCAAATACATCGGATTAAAAGAGTAACCGAATTACCTTCGGTAAGACATGAAAAAAAACTGGGTATTAAGGGAAAATGTTCCCATCAAGAATTATGAAGTGCACAATGTTTTGGAAACAATACTAAAAGGTCGTGGCATATACGATTTTATCGCTAAAGGGTCATCATTCGGGCTAAAAAAATATTTGAATCCTTCTATTCAGTATTTGAGAAACCCGGAAGAAATACCCAACCTCGAAGATGCTGCCCAAGAGATAATTTCCGCAGTGGAAAAAAGAAAGAAAATTTGTGTATTCGGGCATGACGATGTGGATGGAATAACCTCTTCTTACATTTTATTGCAATGCCTTTCCGAACTCGGCTCGGAAAATCACGAATATTATATTCCCAACAGGATTTTTGATAAATTTGGCTTAACGGAAAATTTTATCAACAAGATGATAAATGAAAATTTTGAACTGGTGATAACTGTTGATATCGGCACGAGTGAAAATGATGCGATCCAAATTTTGAAATCGCATAATATTGATACAATAATCATTGACCATCATAGAATTTCAAACAAGCTTCCGGCAGCCATCTCTATTGTGAATCCCAAAATAAACGGATTAGATTTTCCAGAAAGCATTCTTGC from Candidatus Cloacimonadota bacterium harbors:
- the dnaA gene encoding chromosomal replication initiator protein DnaA, which encodes MKSLELWNSILKEAKKTIGKQTYSTWFQKTEQFSLIENSLTIKAPSRFFADWLEQHYKSLLEEIAYNLTENKISIEFIGPQKKSNNISLKTYLITPRETGMNSRYTFDRFIVGNNNHFAYSAAKAIANEPGKVYNPLFMYGGVGLGKTHLMQAIGNYVVNNTRANRVYYTSSEDFTNDMITAIQKSTTLDFRKKFRNFDVLMIDDIQFLAGKEGSQEEFFHTFNTLYNAKKQIILTSDRPPKEIQKLEDRLVSRFEWGLIADLKKPNYETRFAILQQKCKEEDVELNHEILEFIANNCHHNIRELEGSLIKILAFTSYKNIRPLQLTIQDTKEILRDLMSNRNPPITINVIQEEVAKYFQIGKNQIKEPTRKKEIAFPRQIAMYLSSKLLPELSLLEIANHYNKKDHSTVIYAKKNILAKMDETPNFRSQINEIINIIEQ
- a CDS encoding DNRLRE domain-containing protein translates to MNKKFIFSIFAITLIIVACTSKKSPFGIQYDYIIESDTLLNVFSFTESYEDSIKNYYEDPTIVVGSFHDVIAKGVFRFLSLPDTTWLDSISQINTCKIRIVKRNQLGDDFNIQINKLQKQWLESTVIWDTLNNYIGEEIQTFSTAVDTSLGDTITFSFDKTVVENWIEQDTINYGIIFSAPEITNNFAEFYSAETDYAPQLQIIYTKSTGSLDTLFYDVSKDAYIAKNNNNSSLDYGAIANLPPTRMRFSLDKDSLVNLLINAISDSFPNPDPEKISINYAELIFDSTCIDSSFNSSIYLDIKPYYIIDTLDVSYSSVSGSSISDFDEDEEFFKVNITGITQGILRDSFEYNQFLLKSVYENIDFSFLRFSEDFNPKLRILFTYNIETGTTNSTNLTN